The stretch of DNA NNNNNNNNNNNNNNNNNNNNNNNNNNNNNNNNNNNNNNNNNNNNNNNNNNNNNNNNNNNNNNNNNNNNNNNNNNNNNNNNNNNNNNNNNNNNNNNGGTCTAGGGCAAACATCCGGTATCCATGGATCTCGCCAAACCGAAATGGAATGGCCAGAGCCTACCGCCCAACGAGCCCCCTGCTCCACCAAACCCTTAATGGAATAAATACTTCTCCAAGCAAAGGACGGATTATATGGTTTTTGTGCCATAAGAGGGTGTTTGTTCCTGAAATATCGACTTTTcatcacccgagccattaaAGACTGTGGGTAGTGAATGAGACGCCAAAATTGTTTGGCCAACATAGCCTCATTAAATTGTTCTAGAGCTCGGAAACCCAGTCCCCCTTCAGCTTTATCTGCACATAATTTATCCCACGCAACCCAATGCATACCACGAGCTTTATCATTTGATTTCCACCAGAAAGTGGAAATTGCACTTGTCAATTTAGATGTTAGTTCCTGAGGAAGCTTAAAACACGACATAACATGGGTAGGTAAAGCCAACGACATAACATGGGTAGGTAAAGCCAAtttagagttttgttgattagttttctaaaatcttgtaaaatcctCCAAACAATtcctgtatttttatgatactttccatgactttattttgtaaagaaagtgtctaaaatcttGAACCAATagcataataattgaactcattaacaattctagattcttttgttttaattgaataacacaaaatttttaatgattttataaaagtctgaatccaataactcagatttgttaagattttaaatgactttttacaaatcacaaactaataacactaaattttaacagagtttaacaaaatattgatctaataacaacagattctacataacatttaaagtctttaaaactcttttcaaatcttaaaccaataacccccacttagattcttttgttgtaattgaaataacacaaaacttttaatgatcttataaaagtttgaatccaataatccagatttgttaagattttaaatgattttttaccaatcacaattaataacattaaactttaacagagtttaaaaattttgatctaataacaacaaattctacataacatttaaaatctttaaaactctattcaaatcttaaaccaataacccccacttatacaatcaattaaaaacaaaaaagaagatttaCTATAATACAAGCTTGTAGATTAATTATATGAACACGTGATTTagttatgaattttaaaaatagatcaATTAATCGCCCACATGATTTCGCCCAAGTACAGCGCGGCTACCAATATTTCAACGAGAATATCGATAATACATCAATTAATCATCCCGGGACTATATAGTTTATATTGAGAAAAACCAAAAGGTCCAGCAACAACACCCAATAATGTTATATTTTAGACAGTATTTTTGTGACAGCTTgacaataattacaaaataaatcagtCACTCATTCAACGTGATCAATAAAGAAAACTTGATTAGATTCAAAAATTGCTTATAATAACATCATGGTTATGGATGCAGCCCACATCTTATAGGGTGTTGAAGCAATGGTGAAGAAAGCAATATTGATAGGTATCAATTATCCTGGAACCGAAGGAGAGCTACTGGGCTGTATCAATGACGTTACGCGGACGCACAAATCACTTGTGGAACTGTTCGGATTCCCGGAGGAGAACATCACTGAGCTGATTGATACTGACAAGTCTAAAATCCAACCCACTGGCAAGAACATCCGACAGGCGTTTTCAGATCTTGTTGAAACAGCAAAATCTGGTGATGTCCTTTTTGTTCATTACAGTGGACACGGTACGAGGTTGCCGCCAGAGACCGGTGAAGACGATGATACTGAGTTTGACGAGTGTATTGTTCCCTCCGATCACAATTACATCACCGGTACGTAActgaaaatagatatattagtACGTTTTGCCTTATTACAGGTTTATTAATTTCTCTTGTGTGTTATGGTTGGTTCTGTTCTCAGATGATGATATCAGAGAAATTGTGGATAAGGTGCCCAAAGGCTGCTCATTTACGTTTGTCTCCGACTCTTGTCATAGTGGTGGTCTCATTGACTCAGCCAAGGAGCAAATAGGAGAGAGCTTTAAAAAGAAACCCAAGAAAGTATTCAAATGCCCCTTTGGACTTTTTAGTTCCAAACGTGTTGTAgtaaaagaagaaacatctACCAAGACAGAACAGAGAGATGGTGAAAACATAAGCAATACCAGAAACAGATTTCTACCACTGGAGACTTCTATCAATATGTTGAAGCAAGCTACAGGAAAAGATGATATCGAAGTGGGGAACATTAGGGCGACACTTTTCGATGTGTTTGGAGATGATGCATCCCCAAAAGTGAAAAAGTTCATCAAGGTGATTCTAAGCAACTTGCAGGAGAGTATTGGTGAAGGTTTAATGTTGGGAAATATTGGAAAGCTAGCAACAGATTTTTTGACTGAGAAGCTGAATGATGAAGAGTTTTTGAAACCCGCGATCCAAACACAAGTAGGGAGCAAGAAAGAGGTCTATGCAGGAGCATGTAATGGGGAGCTTGGGAACCACGGTATTCTACTTAGTGGGTGCCAAACTGATCAGTTTTCTGCAGATGTAGCCTCCAAAGAAAAAGCTTATGGAGCATTCACTAATTCCATACATACTATACTTGCTGAGACAAAGGGTAAGATCAGTTACAAAGATCTGGTTTTGAAGTCCAGGAAGTTACTTGAGAAACAAGGGTATCCTCAACGACCGGGGTTGTATTGCAGTGATTGTTACGTGAATGCTCCATTCGTATGCTGAAAAATAACTGTTATGTTTGTACTTTCCTTTTACAACATTTGGACTTTGGTGCTGAACAAGTATTtgtgtaatttttctttttttttgtattttttgtaatttatattgtttgttgtaAGTTTTATTTGAATGGAAAGTGTTCAGTTTGAATCGTATCAGCCTCAAGGTACACATGACACATCGTTTGAGTAAAAAGTTGTATCGATTTGATACTCATCGCAAAAGGTGATTAGTGTTCAGGCAGATTTCATTCATTGGCTTTCCTATAACTGTGTGTATAGATTCATATCATATGTTGGACGTCAAGTACTCCAAAAAGACATCCATCATTGGATCACGATCATGATTACTTGGCCTTACAAATCATCATCACTTAGGTACTTTTGCAAACTTGAGTTATTACAAGTACAagcaattattttatttgatctcATGATCTTTTCACAGATAAGCACTAGATGACTATATTTATAAGCTCATTGAAGGTCACTTTTGCTACTTGAAAAACTAATTGCAAGAGAATCTTAATACATGGTGATCAAAACTCGTTTTAATACATAATTACGAGTTCTTAATCGTTCAGCCGTcttagctcagtggtagagcgcGTGGCTTTTAACCACGTGGCCGTGGGTTCgatccccacagacggcgctttattttatatttttaaataaataagtcGATTTTagcacaaaataaaaaaaataagacgaCAATGTTCACGTGCCAGGCAACGTCATTAAAGAAACATAAAGCTAGTCCACTAACAACGAcccaataatgttttgtttagtaCTAGTAGTTATCATATTTAATGATAGTGTTGATCACAAATCTCAAGAAAGAACTCTTGAAGGTTGCAAGAATGGTGAAGAGAGCGGTACTGATAGGAATCAACTACCCAGGCACCGCAGAGGAGCTACAAGGCTGCGTCAACGACGCCCGTCGGATGCATAAGTGCCTCCTTGACCGGTTCGGTTTCGCTGTGGAAGATATCACGATGCTGATCGACACCGACAAATCTTACACTCAACCCACCGGGAAGAACATCCGTCAGGCTTTGTTGGAGCTAGTAAGTTCAGCAAAGTCCGGTGACGTGTTATTCGTACATTACAGTGGACACGGCACGAGGGTCCCACCGGAAACAGGGGAAGAAGATGATACAGGTTTTGACGAGTGTATCGTTCCTTCCGACTTAAACCCAATCCCTGGTAAGTAGATCGATACTGTATTCGGTAATTAGTATTTCTTGGTTACATACATGATGAAAAAACAAGAGTGCTCTGTTTAGGGCTAGTTTTGAATTATGTTGATATGTACGCTGATAGAAGTGATGgggattgtgtttttttgtttggttgatatCGAAGCTGTTTTGTGTGTTGCATTGCAGATGATGATTTCAGGAGTTTAGTGGAACAAGTTCCAGAGGGGTGTCAGATAACGATTGTATCAGATTCTTGTCACAGCGGCGGACTCATCGATGAAGCTAAGGAGCAGATCGGGGAGAGTACCACGACGAAGCCAGATCGAGAACCagaagtttcttcttttgcGTTCGACTTTGGGAACTGTTTGCATAGCGTTTTTGTGAAACTGCTTGCGTTTTGTGGTATCGGAAGTTCACATGTAGAAACGGACGAGATCGCAGAAGAAGTAGTAGAGAGTGATGGAGTTGTCAAATCAAGGTATCTGCCGTTGGAGAGGTTCATCGCACTTCTCAAACAACAAACTGGGCAAGACAATATCGAGATTGGTAAAATCAGACCGACTCTTTTTGATGCCTTTGGTGAAGATTCGAGCCCTAAGATTAAGAAGTTCATGAAAGTGATTCTCACAAAGCTAAGGGAAGGTACGTTACTTGGTAAGATCGAAGAAAGTGCTCGTGGATATATAGAAGATAAGCTGAACGATGAATACTACGTGAAACCCGCAATGGAGGCACATGTGAAGAGCGACCGTGAGATTTATGGAGGAGGGTCAAGCAACGGATTGTATCCAGACCGAGGGATTCTGTTGAGTGGATGTCAAACAGATGAGACATCAGCAGATGTTAAGAAGAAGGGAGCGTTTGGAGCGTTTAGTAACGCTATCCAAATGGTTTTGTCGGAGACCGGTAAAGATAAGGTTACGAACAAGGAAATGGTATTGAGGGTAAGAGAGATTCTGAAGAAACAGAAGTTTACTCAGAGACCAGGATTGTACTGTAATGACCGTTTTGTGAATGCTCCATTTATATGCTAATTAACTATGGTGTGTTGATTGATTAGAGATTCTTCTTTCACTCAAGATTATGTTGTGGATTCTAGTGGACAAGATAAAAAGTATGTAATCTTATGAAGTAACTATTGATTTATTGAAATGATTTTTGTTCTTaagtatgtttattttgttcttaaattgaacaatgtgtttttttttttttttcgttctagTGTGAATATCAGCAAGTggtgtttaaattttaatatctttttaatAGTGTAGAATAATGTTTAAAACTTTTCAAAGCAAGGAAGATAATTAGCTTCATTAGTAGAAATATAAAACGTGTACATTTATTCGAAACAGGGATAGATGGATTAAAATACTTTTGTATTGTTAGAATGTAAGCATTTTTTATGAAGATAATTAGATAAAAACTAGTTTGTGTGCAAGTTCCATCAGACTTCTTATACAAGGAATCTAACTAAGACCTAGGAGACTTTGTCCAGTTGACTAAAGATTAGAAGGAATCAAGCCATAATAATTGGCTGATTAGCTCAGCAAAGCGACGTGCTTACTGCTTATAACGTGAGATTGTTTGCGCTCTCAAGAAAGAGATTAAACTatgaataaaacaaattaacaattatccttttcataatatttcaaaatgatAGTCCGGAAAAATTATGACTATTTCTTATAAGCTAACGAAGTTTCGTACGTTTTCAAGTAGAAATTGTTACTTATATCTGACGTTTGTGTTCAAGTTAGGTTGTTTGATATATggttattcaaatttataaacttGATATGCAACCAAAATGAATATAAACTATTTACATTCGTATACAAGTTTGTATTAACTTTGACtaataaaatatcaattatCTGAAATTTAAAGAAAGATATTGATAAAACCAGAGCTTATAATTTTCCAATTTCgaaattattatcattattatttttatttttatgtcatacAAAAACGCGACAGAAAAAAagtcatacaaaaaaaacaatagggGTCATTAGTTAAATAATAAAGATGATTATAAAACCCATGAAGGATGAATCATCTAaggatcagaaaaaaaaactgtcaagCATAGTTTtgaaatatatcatcaatggCCAAGAAAGCTTTACTGATTGGGATCAACTACGTGGGAACGAAGGCAGAGCTACGAGGCTGCGTCAACGACGTCCGTCGGATGCATATAAGCCTCGTCGAACGGTATGGATTCCCCGAGAAGAACATCAAAATGTTGATCGATACTGATAGTTCTTCGATCAAACCGACCGGTAAGAACATCAGACAGGCGTTGTTGGATCTCGTTGAACCGGCTAAACCGGGTGATGTTCTTTTCGTCCATTACAGTGGACACGGGACTAGGTTGCCCGCGGAAACTggagaagaggatgatactggTTACGATGAGTGTATTGTTCCTTCCGATATGAATCTCATCACCGgtaagtgaaaaataaaataaaaaatagactaTGCACGTTGACTTTTAATTTTTCATGTTTACGTAAGAATTTGAACTTTTCCTTTACCAATTTAAtttgcttgatttttttttttttttttcacgtttacatttattatattttataattaaggCACAATTCTAAGCATGTTCACCAAGTTATGAACTTAATATCctaaagttatgaaacaaaataatatatttgatattagaaatgtgaaaattttactttttgctCTCATGTTAACACAAACCGGAAATTTATGTGTTGAGAACTGGTGGATTATGTGAAAAAATTGGGGGCCATTGTGCTATTAATATATGTGAATAGGATTTGAATTAAGATGCTAAGATTTTGCTAACCTTTGATATTAATCTTTTTATGGGGACTCTGTTTACAGATGATGATTTCAGGGATCTTGTGGATATGGTGCCAAAGGATTGTCCCATTACAATCATATCTGACTCTTGCCACAGTGGCGGTCTAATAGATGAAGCCAAAGAGCAGATAGGAGAGAGCACAAAGAAGAAGGATAAAGACTGTGGAGGCtcttcaacaatcaacaaggaGACAGAAGCAGAGATAAATGAAGTGGGAAGCAGATCTCTGCCATTGGAGACTTTGATTGATATGCTGAAGCAAGAAACAGGCAACGATAATATCGAAGTCGGGAAGATCAGAACAACCCTTTTCGAGATGTTTGGAGAAGATTCAAGCCCGAAGGTGAAGAAGTTCATGAATGTGATTCTAAGCAACCTACAAGAGACTATTACTACTAGTCAAGCTGTTTCAGGTGAGATATTGGGATCAATTGAGAATCTAGCTCAAGAATTTCTTGAGCAGAAGCTTAACGACGATGTGAAACCCGCGATCCAAGAGGTGTATGCAGGTGCTATCAATGGTGCACTTCCTGATAATGGTATACTGATCAGTGGTTGCCAAACTGATCAAACTTCTGCAGACGCAAGCCCACCAGGTCACCCTGAATTGGCTTATGGAGCACTCACTAATGCTATACAGATCATACTTAAGGAGACTAAAGGTAAGATTAGCAACAAAGATCTTGTGTTGAAGGCTAGGAAGCTTCTCAAAAAACAGGGCTTTGATCAACGACCGGGACTGTATTGCAATGATGCTTATGTCAATTCTCAATTTATATGTTGATAAACAAGTTGGGGAGGTTTTGcgttgtttgttgatttggttTCGTGTGGAATAAGTTTTATGATCTGTGTGTTTGTTGTAACAttgatttgaatatttatatgtcaagtattgtttgtttgttcaatgGTTATGAAGTTTTCCCAATTCTTTTGTTTGGAAACCGATGAGGTAACATATATATCAAGCCACCGccccaaaaaataaagaaaatcacaaaatgaCTACAGAGCTGCTTCTCAGACATTGGTTATGGAGTTCtatttttgacaaatattttCACTGATTTTTGTAAAACCTAGCTTGATCCATACGATTGTATTGGCAATAAAAAAAGCGATGTGCGACGAATGCGATGATTAATTttatcattaaatttattaatgttatagattatatataacGTGGGATTGTTTGCGGCTTCAGGAGTGGCTATAAACAATAACAAGCGACATTTGCGTAAATTATTTGGGTTATGTGCGATGCGTAAAATTTTTGCCATTCTCATTCTCACAATCTATACAAGTTTTGTACGTCTTAGCTTTGGTTGGAAATAAGGACAAGCCATAGATAGACGTCTCTTCTTCAAACGgctatattttgattattttgattaatcCTTGATTATATTGAATGAttgatttcaataaaataactataagactaataatttattcaaacataCTATATTTGGAAACGAAATTAtgactgattaaaaaaaaattatagaccATTCaacatcaaaataatttattagaggctcttttgtcttttttggcaacattattaattaaattaatatatagtactaattttaatggAAAGGAAAAAATTATGACTAATTaaattcaacaaaatatttattagtgGCTCTTTTGTCTTTCTGGCAACCTTATCAaggtttctttaattttaaagtaataaaCATTAGTATAAAAGGATGAAGGACCAAATGTAACGCtcacaatcaaaacaaaaacaaaaaaaaattgttacgcAGCAGAACTTTTGAGATACTATCATCAAAAATGACGAAGAAAGCTGTGTTGATTGGAATCAATTACCCTGGAACCAAGGCGGAGCTACGGGGTTGCGTCAACGATGTTAGGAGGGTGC from Camelina sativa cultivar DH55 chromosome 9, Cs, whole genome shotgun sequence encodes:
- the LOC104714222 gene encoding metacaspase-6, coding for MAKKALLIGINYVGTKAELRGCVNDVRRMHISLVERYGFPEKNIKMLIDTDSSSIKPTGKNIRQALLDLVEPAKPGDVLFVHYSGHGTRLPAETGEEDDTGYDECIVPSDMNLITDDDFRDLVDMVPKDCPITIISDSCHSGGLIDEAKEQIGESTKKKDKDCGGSSTINKETEAEINEVGSRSLPLETLIDMLKQETGNDNIEVGKIRTTLFEMFGEDSSPKVKKFMNVILSNLQETITTSQAVSGEILGSIENLAQEFLEQKLNDDVKPAIQEVYAGAINGALPDNGILISGCQTDQTSADASPPGHPELAYGALTNAIQIILKETKGKISNKDLVLKARKLLKKQGFDQRPGLYCNDAYVNSQFIC
- the LOC104714220 gene encoding metacaspase-7-like, translated to MVKRAVLIGINYPGTAEELQGCVNDARRMHKCLLDRFGFAVEDITMLIDTDKSYTQPTGKNIRQALLELVSSAKSGDVLFVHYSGHGTRVPPETGEEDDTGFDECIVPSDLNPIPDDDFRSLVEQVPEGCQITIVSDSCHSGGLIDEAKEQIGESTTTKPDREPEVSSFAFDFGNCLHSVFVKLLAFCGIGSSHVETDEIAEEVVESDGVVKSRYLPLERFIALLKQQTGQDNIEIGKIRPTLFDAFGEDSSPKIKKFMKVILTKLREGTLLGKIEESARGYIEDKLNDEYYVKPAMEAHVKSDREIYGGGSSNGLYPDRGILLSGCQTDETSADVKKKGAFGAFSNAIQMVLSETGKDKVTNKEMVLRVREILKKQKFTQRPGLYCNDRFVNAPFIC
- the LOC104714219 gene encoding metacaspase-5-like, with amino-acid sequence MVKKAILIGINYPGTEGELLGCINDVTRTHKSLVELFGFPEENITELIDTDKSKIQPTGKNIRQAFSDLVETAKSGDVLFVHYSGHGTRLPPETGEDDDTEFDECIVPSDHNYITDDDIREIVDKVPKGCSFTFVSDSCHSGGLIDSAKEQIGESFKKKPKKVFKCPFGLFSSKRVVVKEETSTKTEQRDGENISNTRNRFLPLETSINMLKQATGKDDIEVGNIRATLFDVFGDDASPKVKKFIKVILSNLQESIGEGLMLGNIGKLATDFLTEKLNDEEFLKPAIQTQVGSKKEVYAGACNGELGNHGILLSGCQTDQFSADVASKEKAYGAFTNSIHTILAETKGKISYKDLVLKSRKLLEKQGYPQRPGLYCSDCYVNAPFVC